A genome region from Anopheles stephensi strain Indian chromosome 2, UCI_ANSTEP_V1.0, whole genome shotgun sequence includes the following:
- the LOC118506663 gene encoding endochitinase-like: MAVHQPFTTIASTLTLLLLICSNGLTNAERVVCSFSTHASQRPGEYSYQIADIPVSLCTHLVYDHLDIDYFTHELIPNNPAYDVLENGWQKFSGLKRTNPDLKLLISVRSPILLEVAEDATSRKTLIGHILQQIEWMKVDGVELMWAGGNEDGLYMLLKELKSSFIAAGHPTWEVSVLVQIEQEVVDYAKLCRLVDFVHLLGIGERKPRYRDNSATPTAKTTLGVGELKNASLERALDHFIETRCPANKIVLIVFLFAQTYTLGNAENGDGPTELNTLCTVTEGMPHCAYVEFCQKLNESEWTLGSDDPEGFAPHAIQSNRWVAYENEASIGRQGEIARRKHLAGVYVFSLDLDDYRGKCGTLYPLTTALSRSLTGRDKEVKQSK; the protein is encoded by the exons ATGGCTGTACATC AACCTTTCACAACAATTGCTTCTACCCTAACGCTCCTGTTGTTGATTTGCTCCAACGGCTTAACCAACGCCGAGCGGGTCGTGTGTAGCTTCTCAACCCATGCCTCACAACGACCAGGCGAATATAGCTACCAGATAGCAGATATTCCTGTTTCGCTCTGCACTCACCTGGTGTACGATCACTTGGACATCGATTACTTTACTCACGAGCTCATACCCAACAATCCGGCCTATGACGTGTTGGAAAATGGTTGGCAAAAGTTCTCCGGCCTGAAGCGCACCAACCCGGACCTGAAGCTTCTGATAAGCGTCCGCAGTCCGATCCTGCTGGAGGTGGCTGAAGATGCGACATCACGCAAGACGCTTATCGGACACATACTGCAGCAGATCGAGTGGATGAAGGTCGATGGTGTGGAGCTGATGTGGGCGGGAGGAAACGAAGATGGTTTATACATGTTACTGAAGGAACTTAAAAGCAGCTTCATCGCTGCCGGACATCCAACGTGGGAGGTAAGCGTGTTGGTGCAGATCGAACAAGAAGTCGTGGATTACGCGAAGCTATGCAG GCTGGTCGATTTTGTGCATCTTTTAGGGATCGGTGAACGTAAGCCGCGCTATCGCGACAACAGTGCAACACCGACAGCGAAAACAACGCTCGGCGTAGGCGAGCTTAAGAATGCGAGTCTCGAGCGTGCCCTAGATCACTTCATCGAGACTCGCTGTCCCGCGAACAAGATCGTACTGATAGTGTTCCTGTTCGCCCAAACGTACACGCTGGGCAATGCGGAAAACGGGGACGGTCCGACCGAGCTTAACACACTTTGTACCGTGACGGAAGGAATGCCCCACTGTGCGTATGTGGAGTTTTGTCAGAAGTTAAACGAAAGCGAATGGACGCTTGGTTCGGACGATCCGGAAGGATTTGCACCGCACGCAATCCAGAGCAATCGTTGGGTGGCGTACGAGAATGAAGCTTCCATTGGGCGACAGGGTGAGATCGCGAGAAGGAAACATTTGGCCGGCGTATACGTGTTCTCGCTGGATCTGGATGACTACCGTGGCAAGTGTGGCACATTGTACCCTTTAACTACGGCGCTGAGCAGATCGCTTACAGGTAGGGATAAGGAAGTGAAGCAATCAAAGTAA